A single genomic interval of Hemibagrus wyckioides isolate EC202008001 linkage group LG13, SWU_Hwy_1.0, whole genome shotgun sequence harbors:
- the valopb gene encoding vertebrate ancient long opsin b, with amino-acid sequence MDAMPSANGGSYTDAPDVATPRDPFSGPLESVAPWNYTFIACMMFAVTSLSLAENSTVMLVTYKFKQLRQPLNYIIVNLSVADFSLSLVGGTISFLTNARGYFFLGRWACVLEGFAVTFFGIVALWSLAILAFERFFVICRPLENVRLGVKHAALGLLFVWTFSFICTIPPVLGWNKYTVSKIGTTCEPNWYSRDFNDHTYIITFFVTCFILPLGVIIVSYGKLMQKLRKVSNAHGKLGNARKPDRAVARMVIVMIIAYMVAWTPYAAFSIIVTAYPTINIDPRLAAAPAFFAKTAAVYNPVIYVFMNKQFRKCLIQMFKGNGTNIDSSHLNPTSDKGPITRTESHLGEMSSIAARVPMTVCNLEKTDEDDEEEEQNQNENGGSMQLPLSESRVCPL; translated from the exons ATGGACGCGATGCCTTCTGCTAACGGCGGGTCCTACACCGACGCTCCAGATGTGGCGACGCCTCGGGATCCGTTCTCCGGTCCGCTGGAGTCGGTCGCGCCCTGGAACTACACGTTTATTGCGTGCATGATGTTTGCAGTGACTTCCCTCTCGCTGGCAGAAAACTCCACGGTTATGCTAGTAACCTACAAATTTAAACAGCTGAGACAGCCCCTGAATTACATTATTGTCAACTTATCTGTAGCTGACTTCAGCTTGTCGCTGGTTGGAGGCACAATCAGTTTCCTGACCAACGCGCGAGGTTACTTCTTCCTGGGCAGGTGGGCGTGCGTCCTGGAGGGATTCGCTGTGACTTTTTTCG GGATTGTTGCTCTCTGGTCTTTGGCAATCCTGGCTTTCGAGCGTTTCTTTGTGATCTGTCGCCCTTTGGAAAATGTCCGTTTGGGAGTCAAACACGCAGCACTGGGTCTTCTGTTCGTCTGGACGTTCTCCTTCATCTGTACTATTCCTCCAGTGCTTGGCTGGAACAAATACACAGTTAGCAAGATTGGCACTACTTGTGAACCCAACTG GTACTCAAGAGACTTCAATGACCATACTTACATAATCACCTTCTTTGTCACCTGCTTTATCCTTCCACTTGGAGTAATCATTGTCTCCTATGGCAAACTCATGCAGAAACTCAGAAAG GTATCCAACGCTCATGGCAAACTAGGTAATGCTCGGAAACCGGACAGGGCTGTGGCACGGATGGTCATCGTAATGATAATTGCCTATATGGTAGCCTGGACACCTTATGCAGCGTTCTCTATCATCGTCACAGCCTATCCAACGATTAATATTGACCCTCGCCTTGCAGCAGCACCAGCCTTCTTCGCAAAGACTGCAGCTGTGTACAATCCTGTCATTTACGTGTTTATGAACAAGCAG ttCAGAAAGTGCCTGATTCAGATGTTTAAAGGCAATGGCACCAACATTGATTCATCCCATTTGAACCCGACCTCAGACAAAGGGCCAATCACACGAACGGAAAGTCACTTGGGAGAGATGTCCTCTATTGCTGCCCGTGTGCCCATGACCGTGTGCAACTTGGAGAAGactgatgaggatgatgaggaagaagagCAGAACCAGAATGAAAATGGAGGCTCCATGCAACTTCCTCTATCAGAAAGCAGAGTGTGTCCTCTATAG